In Pedobacter sp. SL55, the following proteins share a genomic window:
- the ltrA gene encoding group II intron reverse transcriptase/maturase, with translation MEMVREAYRKVKSNRGSAGVDKESLEEFETDLSNNLYVIWNRLSSGSYFPKPVRSVAIPKANGKKRFLGIPTVSDRIAQQVLKTYLEPRLEAVFAKESYGYRPLRGAHQAVSAVQKNVRQYPWAIDMDISNFFDEVDHSLLMKSIDVHVEERWAKMYIKRWLESPVQQADGSLSPKAGKGTPQGGVISPLLANLFLHYVLDKWLGKYYPQVAFVRYADDIIIHCSSETEGKQVLDGVRSRLRECKLGLNEEKTKMVYCQDYRRKRRKDYAKKFDFLGFTFKPRTVVSKREGLFLGYGCAISQTSQTRIVEGWRRLKWHNRSDLDIQDIAGHLNVQMAGIIRYYGKFNLMALRKLMWHFEFRLAKWVLNKYKSFRNSYTRAYRWIKELKRSYPAMFYYWTVFKHV, from the coding sequence ATGGAAATGGTACGGGAAGCCTATCGCAAGGTAAAATCGAACAGGGGTTCGGCGGGAGTAGATAAAGAAAGTTTGGAAGAATTTGAGACTGATTTATCGAACAACCTATATGTAATCTGGAACCGATTATCCTCAGGTAGCTACTTTCCCAAGCCTGTCCGTTCTGTCGCAATACCGAAAGCTAATGGTAAGAAGCGATTTTTGGGCATTCCAACAGTATCCGACCGTATTGCCCAACAGGTTTTAAAGACTTACCTTGAGCCCCGTTTGGAGGCTGTCTTTGCCAAAGAATCGTATGGTTACCGTCCGCTGAGGGGTGCCCATCAGGCAGTGTCTGCCGTGCAGAAAAACGTACGGCAATACCCTTGGGCAATCGATATGGATATCAGTAATTTCTTTGATGAGGTAGACCACAGTTTACTGATGAAATCGATAGATGTTCATGTAGAAGAGCGTTGGGCCAAGATGTACATCAAACGCTGGCTTGAAAGTCCAGTGCAGCAGGCAGATGGTTCATTAAGCCCAAAGGCTGGAAAAGGTACACCACAAGGCGGTGTGATAAGTCCTCTGCTTGCCAATCTGTTTCTGCATTATGTTTTAGATAAATGGTTGGGCAAGTATTATCCACAAGTTGCTTTTGTACGCTACGCGGATGATATTATAATCCACTGTTCTTCAGAAACAGAAGGGAAACAAGTATTGGATGGTGTACGCAGTAGGCTAAGGGAGTGCAAACTAGGGTTAAATGAGGAAAAGACGAAAATGGTTTACTGCCAAGATTATCGAAGAAAGCGGCGAAAAGATTATGCAAAGAAATTTGATTTTCTAGGCTTTACATTCAAACCAAGAACTGTAGTTTCCAAGAGGGAAGGTCTATTTTTGGGCTATGGGTGTGCTATTAGCCAAACATCACAGACACGTATTGTGGAGGGGTGGAGGCGTTTGAAATGGCATAACAGGAGCGATCTGGATATTCAAGATATCGCAGGTCATTTAAATGTCCAAATGGCGGGCATTATCCGATATTATGGCAAGTTCAATCTTATGGCTCTACGGAAATTGATGTGGCACTTCGAATTCAGGTTGGCAAAATGGGTGTTGAACAAATACAAAAGCTTTAGGAATAGTTATACCAGGGCATACAGATGGATAAAGGAGCTAAAGCGAAGCTATCCAGCAATGTTTTATTATTGGACTGTTTTTAAGCATGTATAA
- a CDS encoding type II toxin-antitoxin system HipA family toxin gives MSAPLAEVKVSLDFGSGIEAVGRMAMRNRIIYFEYDDAFIQKGIEISPFRLPLQKGVLEFPRYPFEGLAGVFSDSLPDGWGRLLFDRLLRSQGILPATISPLDRLAHVGLSGMGALVYEPDHSPSDNQETIDLDHLALQTEEVLQGTSDEMLEELLALNGSSAGARPKALIAVSDDRKQIVHDTEQLQEGFEPWLVKFPNTQDGQDAGAIEYVYALMAKEAGVMMPDVHLFSSQKGAGFFAVKRFDREGNNRLHMHTASGLLHSDFRAPSLDYEDLLNLTCALTKDIREVEKMYRLAVFNVLAHNRDDHAKNFSFLMDENGAWKLAPGYDLTFSSGMNAEQSTSVMGEGRHPKISHLVKLGKEAKLDKNLVEQIIEQTVSSLDQWTTLAKTYDVAKTNILLIEKAIASNK, from the coding sequence ATGAGCGCTCCGTTAGCTGAAGTAAAAGTCAGTCTTGATTTCGGTTCAGGAATTGAAGCTGTTGGACGAATGGCCATGCGTAATCGGATTATTTATTTTGAGTATGATGATGCTTTTATTCAAAAAGGAATTGAAATATCACCGTTCCGATTGCCACTTCAAAAGGGCGTACTTGAATTTCCTAGATATCCCTTTGAAGGATTAGCTGGAGTATTCAGCGATAGTTTGCCGGACGGTTGGGGGCGATTGCTTTTCGATCGCCTGCTGAGGTCGCAAGGTATTCTCCCAGCAACTATCTCCCCGCTAGATCGTTTAGCGCATGTTGGACTATCTGGTATGGGCGCACTGGTCTATGAGCCAGATCATAGCCCATCCGATAATCAGGAAACGATTGATCTAGATCATCTAGCCTTGCAAACGGAGGAAGTGTTACAAGGCACTTCAGACGAAATGTTAGAGGAGTTATTGGCTTTAAACGGATCTTCTGCAGGTGCCCGTCCAAAAGCCCTTATTGCTGTCAGCGACGATCGTAAACAAATTGTACATGATACTGAACAACTTCAAGAAGGATTTGAGCCTTGGTTGGTAAAGTTTCCTAATACACAAGATGGCCAGGATGCTGGTGCTATTGAATACGTTTATGCACTCATGGCAAAAGAAGCCGGCGTGATGATGCCAGACGTACATTTGTTCTCTTCTCAAAAAGGCGCTGGCTTTTTTGCCGTTAAACGATTTGATCGAGAGGGCAACAACCGACTACACATGCATACGGCAAGCGGACTATTGCATAGCGATTTTAGAGCACCTTCCCTTGATTACGAAGATTTGCTGAATTTAACCTGCGCATTGACTAAAGACATACGTGAAGTTGAAAAAATGTATCGCTTAGCCGTGTTCAATGTGTTGGCACATAATAGAGATGACCATGCTAAGAACTTCAGTTTTTTGATGGATGAGAACGGAGCATGGAAACTCGCCCCCGGATACGACCTCACTTTCTCCAGCGGAATGAATGCGGAACAAAGCACCTCAGTGATGGGAGAAGGTAGACATCCCAAAATCAGCCATTTGGTAAAGCTTGGCAAGGAAGCTAAATTAGACAAAAATTTAGTCGAGCAAATTATTGAGCAGACGGTAAGTTCTTTAGATCAATGGACGACTTTGGCGAAAACATACGATGTCGCAAAAACAAATATCTTGTTGATTGAAAAAGCTATCGCCAGCAACAAATAG
- a CDS encoding helix-turn-helix domain-containing protein, with protein MISLISPSKAQLKVADNVRSRRLAMELTQEGLAERSGVPLPTLRKFEQKGSISLESFFKLLMVVGGIDEMVNALKPSKPNFNSIDDVLKDLNSNSRKRGRRK; from the coding sequence ATGATATCACTTATATCTCCTTCAAAAGCACAATTAAAAGTTGCAGATAATGTTAGATCAAGACGTTTAGCAATGGAATTGACACAAGAGGGGCTGGCAGAGCGCTCAGGCGTTCCCTTGCCTACATTACGGAAGTTTGAACAGAAAGGTTCTATATCTTTAGAATCCTTCTTTAAACTTCTGATGGTGGTTGGGGGTATAGACGAAATGGTTAACGCCCTAAAACCATCAAAGCCAAATTTCAACTCGATAGATGATGTTTTAAAAGATTTGAATAGTAATTCACGAAAAAGGGGACGCAGAAAATGA
- a CDS encoding DUF5694 domain-containing protein: protein MKYPFLLFFFLTFKLYAQKVEVLLIGVSHNYSKSAKQDISAIESKIRKFKPTAFFGEFLSKEDEQHLMDYWCKEENIKRLETLRKNRNITSDKLPNVLDSLQKLSLKNPNNYYLKTDLAHAYYLNQDVSNGHFQFWQVFKRLQQMPNIELENYVNKALSPQLDVKGRSMNRLKTSEYDLIAFPLMLEMKIQELQPMDCQDYDLNWSASALAFYNKFEAFKKDTTASYAAELKKILKRWDKGIEKYLTMDKHSENLTEWLNTDEAAVILSAGDFYFPDLYELKDFPKEEMLSKIHWWMMRNKGMCENVVNSAKSLKAEKVVVIVGASHRKYMQDIFNTMPNVRVRNINEFN, encoded by the coding sequence ATGAAATATCCTTTCCTTCTATTTTTCTTCTTAACTTTTAAGCTATACGCACAAAAGGTAGAGGTGTTGTTAATAGGTGTATCCCATAATTATAGCAAATCGGCTAAACAAGATATCTCCGCTATTGAAAGCAAAATCAGGAAATTTAAGCCGACAGCCTTTTTCGGGGAGTTCTTAAGTAAGGAAGATGAGCAGCATTTAATGGATTATTGGTGTAAAGAAGAAAACATCAAACGCCTCGAAACACTTAGGAAAAACAGAAATATAACTTCCGATAAGCTTCCGAATGTGCTTGATAGTTTACAAAAATTATCGCTAAAAAACCCGAACAATTATTACCTGAAAACTGATTTGGCACATGCCTATTATCTTAATCAAGATGTTTCAAATGGTCATTTTCAGTTTTGGCAAGTTTTTAAGCGCTTACAACAAATGCCCAATATTGAACTTGAAAACTATGTAAATAAGGCGCTTAGTCCGCAATTGGACGTGAAAGGGCGAAGTATGAACAGGCTTAAAACTTCTGAATATGACCTTATTGCTTTCCCATTGATGCTGGAAATGAAAATCCAGGAATTACAACCTATGGATTGTCAAGATTACGATTTGAACTGGTCGGCATCTGCATTGGCGTTCTACAATAAATTTGAAGCTTTCAAAAAAGATACTACCGCGAGTTATGCAGCCGAATTAAAAAAGATTTTAAAAAGATGGGATAAGGGGATTGAGAAATATTTAACTATGGATAAGCATTCAGAAAACCTAACCGAATGGCTAAATACCGATGAAGCGGCGGTAATTTTATCGGCGGGAGACTTCTATTTTCCAGATTTGTATGAACTAAAAGACTTCCCAAAAGAAGAAATGCTTTCGAAAATACATTGGTGGATGATGCGAAATAAAGGAATGTGTGAAAATGTAGTTAATAGTGCTAAAAGTTTAAAAGCCGAAAAAGTAGTTGTTATTGTTGGAGCCAGCCATAGAAAGTATATGCAAGATATATTCAACACCATGCCAAATGTAAGGGTGAGAAATATTAATGAATTTAATTAA
- a CDS encoding JAB domain-containing protein yields MEQKELFKVAEVQLSYKPHFKAQERPKITSSKQAYDILISNWDANLINYIEQAKMILLNRNNRVLGIVDLSTGGGGSTVMDARVIFATALKATATSLIVAHNHPSGNTRPSSEDIRITEKLKQAGKLLEIEVHDHLIVTENGYFSMAEEGMM; encoded by the coding sequence ATGGAACAGAAAGAACTATTCAAGGTTGCTGAGGTGCAACTTAGTTACAAGCCACACTTTAAAGCACAAGAACGTCCAAAGATTACGAGCTCTAAGCAAGCCTATGACATCTTAATTAGCAATTGGGATGCAAACCTTATCAATTACATTGAACAGGCTAAAATGATACTCCTTAACCGTAATAACAGGGTACTCGGAATTGTAGACTTATCTACAGGCGGTGGAGGCTCAACAGTGATGGATGCTAGAGTGATATTTGCCACTGCATTAAAAGCAACTGCTACAAGTTTGATAGTTGCACACAACCATCCAAGTGGAAATACACGACCATCGAGTGAAGATATTAGGATTACGGAGAAGCTGAAGCAGGCAGGTAAACTATTAGAGATTGAAGTGCACGACCACTTGATTGTGACTGAAAATGGCTACTTTAGCATGGCTGAAGAGGGAATGATGTAA
- a CDS encoding restriction endonuclease — protein MKTDKDWQAYEQVTKYIYEALGRLNGVEILGCGNDCRRKGKSGSQYQIDVLTQTTSKDKSFLTAIECKYVSKKVGREVVMKLSALLDDTGIEKGIVVSKNGFTKEALKYAEHKSIRLVELDNHKKYEVNKNVINIAEITLNLNVEITRPEILCLKVDDIELKPASTFLGPFWYGQIQTKSNSPIALQNYIDDFRRELGRLDLIDKVKYKDIDFPEGSLFKENQEVNAKVVTKLSISGVLTSNKEVHIREITLVDKIRMIMKNIFEQEMFAITQHGAIDRI, from the coding sequence TTGAAAACTGATAAAGATTGGCAAGCCTACGAGCAAGTCACAAAATACATTTATGAAGCTCTCGGACGCTTAAATGGCGTGGAGATACTTGGATGTGGCAACGACTGTAGAAGAAAAGGTAAATCTGGAAGCCAATATCAAATTGACGTATTAACGCAGACGACCAGCAAGGATAAATCCTTCCTTACAGCAATTGAATGTAAATACGTTAGTAAAAAAGTCGGAAGAGAGGTAGTAATGAAGTTGAGTGCATTGCTTGACGATACCGGTATTGAAAAAGGCATTGTCGTTTCAAAGAATGGTTTTACTAAAGAAGCTCTTAAATATGCTGAACATAAAAGCATTAGGCTGGTTGAACTTGACAATCACAAAAAATATGAAGTAAATAAGAATGTCATCAATATTGCGGAGATCACATTAAACTTAAACGTAGAGATTACTAGACCAGAAATATTGTGCTTGAAAGTGGATGATATAGAGCTCAAGCCCGCTTCTACCTTTTTAGGACCATTTTGGTATGGTCAAATCCAGACTAAAAGTAATTCACCCATTGCATTGCAAAATTATATCGATGATTTTAGGAGAGAGTTGGGCAGATTAGATCTAATTGACAAAGTGAAATATAAAGATATTGATTTTCCTGAGGGTTCGTTGTTTAAAGAAAACCAAGAAGTTAACGCTAAAGTAGTAACTAAGTTGTCAATATCAGGGGTGCTTACCTCAAATAAAGAGGTGCATATCCGTGAAATAACACTTGTCGACAAAATAAGGATGATAATGAAAAATATCTTCGAACAAGAAATGTTTGCTATAACGCAACATGGAGCTATAGATAGAATTTAA
- a CDS encoding DNA cytosine methyltransferase, which produces MSKNIRNKIPVLSFYSGGGFMDMGFEKAGFEIVWTNEFDETFAKLHAAGITSWRKSIGNATEAEIFNTKSITEISSEEIVNEAFPNGKPRDFGMIGGPPCQDFSINGKLKGFSGERGKLTVIYFNKILELLPSFFVMENVTGLVRRKETNDFLNKLLKRIKRKYNVDSKILNSLNYGVPQNRERVFFIGVRKDLLKRKIKSNWFPFPVNEQNNDVIKKYGWADKTPFGETPIRPLNLKIELCVESCLVAPESELKIYNANEYFPLRTNLNKLLNIQEGETNRPSFKRLHRYRYSPTACYGNNEVHLHPYQNRRLSVREALRIQGVPEGYILPSELSMSKKFKMIGNGVPVPLAEAIATALKNFLDKISEMKK; this is translated from the coding sequence ATGAGTAAAAATATAAGAAATAAAATCCCTGTCCTATCTTTCTATTCGGGCGGAGGTTTTATGGATATGGGCTTTGAAAAAGCAGGTTTTGAAATTGTGTGGACAAATGAATTTGATGAAACATTTGCAAAACTTCATGCTGCTGGAATAACTTCATGGAGAAAGTCAATTGGAAATGCAACAGAAGCAGAAATATTCAACACCAAATCAATAACTGAAATATCATCTGAAGAAATAGTTAATGAGGCGTTTCCGAATGGTAAACCACGTGATTTTGGTATGATTGGCGGACCTCCTTGTCAAGATTTTAGTATAAACGGAAAACTTAAAGGGTTTAGTGGAGAAAGAGGAAAATTAACAGTTATTTATTTTAATAAAATACTTGAGTTATTACCCTCTTTTTTTGTCATGGAAAATGTCACTGGTTTAGTTAGGAGAAAAGAAACAAATGACTTTTTGAATAAGCTGTTGAAAAGAATTAAAAGAAAGTATAATGTAGACTCTAAAATACTTAATTCTCTAAACTACGGAGTTCCACAAAATAGAGAAAGAGTTTTTTTTATTGGCGTAAGAAAAGATTTATTAAAAAGAAAAATCAAGTCAAATTGGTTTCCATTTCCTGTAAATGAGCAAAATAATGATGTCATTAAAAAATACGGTTGGGCTGATAAAACTCCTTTTGGAGAAACTCCAATTAGACCTTTAAATTTAAAAATAGAATTGTGTGTTGAGAGTTGCTTAGTAGCACCAGAAAGCGAATTAAAAATTTATAATGCAAATGAGTATTTCCCTCTTAGAACTAATTTAAATAAGCTACTCAATATACAAGAAGGTGAAACAAATAGACCTTCTTTTAAACGTTTACATAGATACAGGTATAGTCCAACCGCTTGTTATGGAAATAACGAAGTCCATCTGCATCCCTATCAAAACAGAAGACTATCGGTTAGAGAGGCTTTGAGAATACAAGGCGTTCCAGAAGGCTATATTTTACCTAGTGAGCTATCGATGTCAAAAAAATTTAAAATGATTGGAAATGGAGTTCCTGTACCTCTTGCCGAAGCTATTGCAACTGCCCTAAAAAACTTCTTGGATAAAATCAGTGAAATGAAAAAATAA
- a CDS encoding PD-(D/E)XK nuclease family protein: MMNKIGEINFKEIKRISPSQFYSMKNCAYKSLLAEAFDKKPLLPLSPNAYFGTVLHKMLELIVKGILKGEDDFNAEFDRQVKALEEDLKQKGFGFFVPLKVKLKNFGLKKIQLKKHLRSESEKTTSLGNIKFHSEKWFESQDKLICGKVDLVIENENEIEILDFKTGAIIQDCLDDEGEIYSDVKNEYKEQLKIYAQLYFENTSKFPTALSLVDLAKQKFPVEFSEQECKSLFDEAKSLLKATNDCIHTKLFSANPKQENCKYCLYRPACSFFHKELETDFSFNDVFGEVTNVKKFQNGNVSVFLQNGNKNLIIKNFSSEKFDKLGNHKNKQIRIYNVRKEATEFVYSAADTTIIYE, from the coding sequence ATGATGAATAAAATTGGAGAAATAAATTTTAAGGAAATCAAACGTATTTCGCCAAGCCAATTTTATTCGATGAAAAATTGTGCTTACAAATCATTATTAGCAGAAGCGTTTGACAAAAAGCCGTTACTTCCGCTTTCGCCAAATGCGTATTTCGGAACTGTGTTGCACAAAATGCTTGAACTGATTGTAAAAGGAATTCTAAAAGGAGAAGACGATTTTAACGCAGAATTTGACAGACAAGTAAAGGCACTTGAAGAAGATTTAAAACAAAAAGGTTTTGGATTTTTTGTACCGCTAAAAGTTAAGTTGAAAAATTTTGGATTAAAGAAAATTCAACTAAAAAAGCATTTGAGAAGCGAATCCGAAAAAACAACAAGTTTAGGTAACATCAAATTTCATTCTGAAAAATGGTTTGAATCGCAAGACAAATTAATTTGTGGTAAAGTTGATTTAGTGATTGAAAACGAAAACGAAATAGAAATTTTGGACTTCAAAACCGGTGCAATCATACAAGATTGCTTAGATGATGAAGGCGAAATCTATTCAGACGTAAAGAACGAATACAAAGAACAACTTAAAATTTATGCTCAATTGTACTTTGAAAATACAAGCAAGTTTCCAACGGCTTTAAGTTTAGTTGATTTAGCTAAGCAAAAATTTCCAGTTGAGTTTTCAGAACAAGAATGTAAATCGCTCTTTGATGAAGCGAAAAGCCTTTTAAAGGCTACTAATGATTGCATACACACAAAATTATTTTCAGCAAATCCAAAACAAGAAAATTGCAAGTATTGTCTTTACAGACCGGCTTGTTCATTCTTTCATAAGGAACTTGAAACAGATTTTTCTTTCAACGATGTGTTTGGTGAAGTTACAAACGTAAAGAAGTTTCAGAACGGCAATGTGAGTGTGTTTTTGCAAAACGGAAATAAGAATTTAATCATTAAAAATTTTTCTTCGGAAAAATTTGACAAACTGGGTAATCACAAGAACAAACAAATTAGAATTTACAATGTGAGAAAGGAAGCAACAGAATTTGTTTATTCTGCGGCTGACACGACAATAATTTATGAGTAA